ATTGTGATTTCCCATTAcgtgaaatatgtttttttaatgatttcagTGTCGAAGAACTATTTTGGTAATCGTGAGTTTTCTTTCACCCTGAAAGATGATGTTTATATACGATACCTTTCATTTGCTGATGTAAGTGAATTTGAAAAAGAACTAATAAAGAGAATACCATATAAAATTGACATTGGAGCTGTTTACAATTACAAGGTAAAATATGTTGGTTTTTTAAATGTGATGTACAACTTGTACTGAAAAATTACCCAGCAAACTTTGCAAGTAGTCTTCTAAGTGTGAAATTAAGGTACGTTTAACCTTTATACATCATGATTTTTAATGTATACActtgtgttttaaattttgatctTGGTCATCATGAAGGTTTAAGGCCAGGTTGGCTGCCATCTAAGGATGAAGTGTGACTTATTTGCAGGTCCCGAGATAACTAAATGTCATAGTTATAATTATTCAGTCCAGCCTGATTAAAATGAAGCCTTAACCTCTGTTGGTTGAATTTTCTCAGTTATTGTAAACATAAAGAAAGAGAATGGACACATAATAATCAATCTACATATGCACATCGTCTGGAAGCTACTTGAGTGTGTCGCTAGCACATTGCAACACGTAATCTAGTGGGTTGTTCTACATTGATAAAACaggattttgtattttttggtgCCAATTTATCTGTTATGAAGTATGTTATACACCGGACATGTAGCTAACATATTACAATTCTTATAGCTTGTGAGAAATCGATCTTTCACTAAATAATATTAagtcatttcatttttttagccAAAAGATCACAAAACGCTGCAAGCTGGAACATTTAAACCGATGGAGAAAGAATTAGTGTTTGATATCGACATGACTGATTATGATGAAGTCAGAACTTGTTGCAGGTACCGAGCATTGTTTTGATAAAATTCATCACGTGATCAAGTTTCCAACTACTTTGTGTATTTCATGTTATTAATGGTATGCATTGTTTGTTGAAGACATGCAATTTCAAAATGACAAACTATAAGGATACAGACACTAAGGATACCTTTGACTTCATAAAGGGATAATAcctcaattttttaattttttttatcaataatatGTGTTGGCCTTGATTTTTTCTAATGGACTGTAGCTTGGCATTTTATGCCACTCAAGTTTATTAAACTTTCATTgttctgaatttttttgtttttattatgtttctATCGTTATTTTCTACAGTGGTGCGTCGATCTGTAGAAAGTGTTGGATGTTTATGACTGCCGCGTTGAAGATTCTCGATGCTGCTCTCGAAGGTATGCAACATTACCAAttctgtttttttctgtttttataacGAATGCTATGTAAGAATTGATTAATACTTAGGTttgctcattttttttttataaaaagaaacatttgttAATTCTTTGCATGTTTTATTCAGAGGATTTCGGCTTTAAATACCGTCTGTGGGTGTACAGTGGTCGACGTGGTATTCATTGTTGGGTGGCAGACAGTGCAGCACGCAAGTTGACACAAGCTGGTCGCTCAGCTGTTGTGGAATATCTTAGTGTTATCAAGGTAACAGAGTTTCTTTCTGTTAACAGTGATCTATAACTTGTTATTGCTGTATTGGAAGATGTGTTTATTTATCAGTTGTTGTTGAAACAGCAAAGAATAGAAGTGAATGCATGCTTTAAATAGAGTTGGTAGTTGATAAACCGTTGGATTACCTATTGCCTACACGTACACCAATATTTTGTAGTGATTGCGAAATGCTTAATATTTGAAATCATAAACATAGACGTATAAGAATTACATCTCTGCTATAATGTTATAATTATCTAAgaattaagaaaaagaaaacaagataaTCGATAGTaaacaaataagtctttttgttgtgtttgtgAATCAGCCTTGAGGTATCAGTGCTCTCAATCGCACAAAATGAATAAGTTTAATTTAGATAAGCTTAGATTTCTAGCACATTAAAGtattttttgtcttattttGATTGTCTGTACGGAACGATTTTCTACAACAAGTGAAAACGAAATTAAGAATGAACTCGCGCATGTTGTTatcataaattaataaatttgtcatgTATCAAATAACTTTATTTGCTATTAAAGAAAGAACTACATAAACCATGACTGAAATCGAACTAATAATCTATTGAGTATATCAGATACAATAGTTTATGCTTGATTGATAAACAAGTCATCTCACTTGTTCTCTACAAATTTCGTCATATATTTCTCGTTTTATAGTCTCCTATTATATCACTCGTCAAGGGTCgtaaattattgttatttttgttctttttagggTAGCGATTcacaagtaaaaaaagtttatttcaaagGTTCAAATTTGCACCCTTCACTGGCGTAAGTTTTCctttattgtttatttacatttaattttttttttttgccattattttcttcttttttgtattcTGAAATGTGGTTTTTCGAAACAAGCATACTGTGACGGTTGTTATACGACGTCACAACGATTGTTATATGACGTCACAGCGGTTTTATATGACGTCATAACGGTTGTTATATGCCGTCACAACGGTTGTTAAATGACGtcacttcttttatttatagaCGCGCCAACAAAATTGTGAAGGAATTCTTTTGCAAGTACTACCTAACAGAACAAAACATATTAGACAAAGAAGAGCAGGAAAAAATCATGCTGAAATTAATACCCGATGAAAGTATCTTTTCCGTAGTAATATAGCTACTTATCCTGTGTTGTTTGTGGCTTGGGGATCCTGGTGAAGTGAGGTTTCTGACAAGTTATGAGAAATTCATGTCATCGATTTCGAAGACTAGGAAAAGCTCGTAATTTAGAGATTTGACGTGTTTGTGTTGTAAATAAGGAAAATGTAGAATTGTCTTGGACTGATCGATTTTGCTTCGCCTTCAAATTAATTATCGTATTTATTGTGCTCTCGTATTTGTTGCACACTTCCTTAATATACATGTAAGCAACTCGGCAGAAAGTGGAAAAGGCGTGGAAAGATGGCAACTTCAGCACTAAAGAAAAGTGGGATATCCTCGAAAACAACGTAAACGCTAAAATGACACtggtaaagtttattttttcttttatgaaataagatTGCGGTGTACAAACAGTTGTAAATGTTTCTTTTAAACCTCTTTTCTTTGGCAAAGATCTTATTTGCTAGTACTTTTAAAATTACACAACCATTGTTCTTTTAGAAAATAATACTTGACTCATTTTTAGAAACACGTTTTGGAAGAAATTATGTTTCAGTATGTTTACCCCCGTCTTGACATCAATGTCAGTAAAGGATTGAATCATTTATTAAAAAGTCCTTTCTGCGTCCATCCGAAAACTGGTAGGTGTTTATTACTTCTAAATCTTTACACAGGATAGCTAGTTTAAAACAGTCATCAATGTATGTCTTGCATTCTGAATGTTTAGCTACATTTGTTAACCATAGGTACATTTGCGTATTCATTTTCCCCCTGTTGGCGCAGGTTCACCTGTATTTGTGGCGAACTCTTTAACTACTCGGCCACACGCACCGACTTTTGACAATTCTTTTTTCCTTTGCTCTTTACCGCTCCTTAAACCATTTTTAATGTTGAATATTTAAAGCATTTTAGTGAATGCATAATTTTTGAACggtttatttgattttttttgttacttacATTGTGgtttgtaaattatttatatatgtagTTCATTATAATATCTATTTTCATTAAGGTCGAGTGTGTGTACCAATCGATCCAAAGCAAGCAGATGAGTTTGACCCTATGAGTGTACCCACATTGAGGTTAGAACTTCGCTACCCAACCTATCTATTTTGTGAAagatctaaattttgaaaacatGTTCTTTTGTGatagtttaaaagaaaattcttttaaatatattgagaaACTGGTTTGTTTGTGAGCACAAAAAACCAGCATCATAAGCGCACAAATGTTTGCGTATATTTCAGAAAGTAAAGAAAGTAGATTTTACGAGTACTCATTTTTGCGGATGACAACATTTTCCGAGATGTCTCGATTAAATTTGTTTCTGTGTGCAATGTTATAAGGAAGAAATTTCGAAAGGGAGCGTCCACGAAGTGCGTACGAACTTAGTATTTGGTAAAAACGTACAGGTGTGCGCAAGAGGGGGAAGGGTTTCATAAGATTGTACGTACGATTATCTATATTTTCTTTTACATACATCACATACAGGGAAAAGGCGTACAGGCGCGTACAGGAAAGAGGGTCGAAAAATGGAATTATATAATTAAAAGCAGTAAAGCCCTCTGTCGTCCTTTTATATTCTTTTAAGACAAAATTCAGTTGtgcagatttaaaaaaaagttaatgctTCATTTTCGAATATAATGAAAAAATTTGCGCAATCGGTGAAAATTGATATACGAGACGTGGCTATCATCGTTTTAATTTTAGTCAACTGTTTCAAGAATTAGATGCTGCTAAAGAAGCAGCTGATGGAAACGAGGCTGATATGAAGCAAAAAAAAGGTAgtttaaatatttcatttttcatgtttaccaaaaacatttcttatttttatagaaaaaaattacagaaaataaatCTAGTTAGTCTGTATACATTTACAGAAAATATCCGCTAGCctaaaatcaaaagtatttttatataaaaaatattttttccatctTTGATCTTTTTGTATCACAAAAAACACGAAAATATCTAGAATTCGTCAAATATACCTTTTCTTCCAATCCAATCGACTAGTAACACAGGGTGGCCACGACTCCCTTATAGTCctcttttcaaaaaacattttaaagtcCTCTATTGTCCTCTGAAAAGATAAAAGTGTGACCAGATCTCCTCTTTAACTCCTCTATATATTTTTCAGGTACACTTATAAtagttcaatagtttcactatTATGATTTTACGTTTGTTTCAGTGATATAAACTGTTAGTTCTATACCCTTCACCGCAAGCTTTACTTCAATTGTttataaaattgtatttttaatttcaaagatTATATGAAGACATCGCTAAAGCATGGCATAAAAATTTTTCAGAAGTTTATAACCGATATTgaagagaaaaataaagaaaatagaaGAAGTGTCAATGAACAGAAAGGTATGCTTTCCATATATACATGATTGGTTTACACATTTACAACCACCAGTGATCAACTGGACCAATTTTTTGCGGATGTTGAAGATTCTGTAATTTTAGCAAAAACAAAACCTTGTTTTGTAAGGTATACGAGAAATGGAAAACAAAGTTTCGTAAAACTTATTTCTGCAGTTAATTTGAACCCGTATGGTATATTATTTCTGTGTTTcctaatttatatatttctttttagctCAAACGGGAGATTGGTGAAAAATTTGTCGAAATAACCGTGTAAAGAACATTTTGGATCGTTCAGAACTTGTTTCGCTTATGTTTTAACTGGATGAGTAACGCGTTATGGGTATAGTTTTCAAGTGACAACTTGATATCATTGACTAAAGATTTTATTCCGAATAGTAATAATTTGTTCGGCGAGCGGAACACTGTAACATTTTTATAGTGGTATGTGTACGCTGTAAAAATCATCGCTAATTTTCAGGAAAGACATTTTAGTTGTAAGAgaatttaagaaaatttaattttgcggaCGGAgagtaaaattaatttttgcaattttttttgtcaaatccgCAAAACTTTCTCGCCAAATTTTTGCTTAAGATAATCAGGAAAAATAAACGTTCCGCATTATCGCAGTTAAAGGACAGTAGAAATATCTTCGATACAAAGAAAAGCTATATTTCCTGGCATCCTACAAGACACGTCAGTACCTGACAAAAAATTATAAGCAACTTTTATATTCTTAGTACACAATTATTACATCAAGCTAGCGATCTTGAACACAAAGATGAAACTGGCATACTATGATAGTTAACGTAGGCTTTAAACACACGATGATAGGCGTGACGCATGCTCAAAGACGGCATCTCCTCAACAGCCAGTGATTCCCAATGTCGCGACGCCTTCACACATTTTTCCGTTTGAATTCTCTCGTAATAAGCTTTTGCAAGATTACCAACCTGGAATTAGGTTTCACATTAATAATATACTTTCTAGAGCTTTTTCAGCCAGTAATGCACTGTAGCAACACAGCCACTGCACGTTCCCCTGGTAAAAAAATGCTAAGGAGacaaaagaaaagttaaaatgagTTCGAAATTTACGATTGTCGTCTTTTTAGTCTAAAATTTCTCGAGAACAATTCAAACAGTAGAGTTAAAAATCCCACAATCATAATGGTGTTGTTTTCGGTGCAAAGGATTACGGAATTTAGGAATGCGAAAGGTCCTCGAGAATTGTAAGAAAAATTGCGAAGGcgcttatttttatttaaattgaagaaTTAAAGATTGCGAAATATAAACTGTcaataacttatttttcttataacCTAAAGTGAAGTTTAAGCTGCAGGGACACGGAAACAAATTTCATGCGGTTGCAACGTAATTTGTTGACATCGCATGGAAACTTAAGTTTTCCCAAAGCTTCCGGGACACGGAAACAAATTTTCAtgctattaaaacaaaaaatacgaTATTTTGCAAGCCCATAAAAATGTTTCCGTGTGTCCCCTCGTATAATTAATAGAACTTGCAACATTTTCTCCTAAAAGTTTTTGTTGCTGAAACAAAAAATTGGAATAATTCGTTTGTTTCAGCAACACAAAGTtgcaagataaaaaaattcgaTGAGGGGCACAGTTAAACATGATTTGTTACCGTGTCCCCATAGCTTTACActgaatttacaaaaaaattacagaaaCCAAAATCGCAAACAACAGTTTCGTATTCTTTTCTTTCCCGTAAATTGTTTACGCAACCACCTTCCAGCGTTTTTAACCTTTGAGGCCTGTAAATGAGGTTGCCAACTTACCCTATGACGTATAGCTGACATATCATCAAAAGTTAATATTTTGCTCTTTCGAAAATCTTCGCAAATCTTATTCTCCTGCGTCACTTGCCGTTTGATCAACTCAGCAGTAAGAACTGGTAGATGTATTTGTGTGGTTGTGATTCGTTGAgacacccaaccgttgtatctttTTCTTCCCTTGGCTTCGTGTCGAACAGAACTGTTCATTGATGTTTGTTGTGTTTCTCGTAAGTTGTCGGATTTGTTGTTGCTCTAAATACGTGTTCTTTTTATAAGCAGAACGGATATTAGCTCAGGCTCAGATAGGGAAATATTTTAAGCATATGCTAAGTATATTGCTCAATGTACAAATGATATTTTCGCATTTTgctaaaaacctaaaaatttaaTCTAATCTATTTTACTTATATAACTTGCTCCTAATAAACAACCCAAGCGTAATGTTTGAGACGGTAATTGTCTCGCTTATATACACCCTTGTTCCCAGTGTTTCACCTTTATGACAAACATGAAAATCAGGGGACGAGAATGGGGTGAATTAACCTCGACCTCTCAAAATAAtcatcttttaaaacaaaaaagtagcTACCTTTCTTTCCTGTTTTTCGTTGATGACGAATTTTAATCGAATTTTTCCTCGCCCACCACAACTTGGAACTAACATATTTAGATTATCTGATATCTATAAAGAAAATGACTCGGTTAGCCAGTCATTTTAAAGAGAATTATCTTGCTAATATTTTAAACAGCTAGAAGTGAATTTAACCATCTTTTTGATAGATTTATCTACTTCGTTTTATTTACCAACCCACCAGATTAAAAGGACATGGGAACTAAAGTTGTTCTTACTTTGGAATTCTGTATTAGCTGTGGTGGAGCATCGTTTTCCGGAATCTAAGCAAGCAAATAAGATGTTTCTCTTaacaatttaattagttgtcgCTTATATAGAAAAATGATTTGCAGTTTACGCGAGATTTTTTATCGGATTATAAGAACTGTACATGCGCAATTGTAATTCCATTTGTTTATCAAAATACAGAATTTGTCCGGTGCAAAACATAAAAGAATCCGTACCGGTGCAAGTTTATCCggtgttattttcttcttttttattgcgGCTTTCGAATTCACAAACAAAGCGTATGGTGGTTGAGCGTACGGACTTTTGTTATCAACCGACGATTCACGCAAACGATCTAAATGCCGTCGAATCTGTTGCTCAGAAAGCCCAATAAGTCGCGCGCCGTCTGCATAATGACGAATGACATGAGGCGCTTGCACTTTCTTGTATTTGCTGTGGTAGTAGCTGTATAAAACACACACATCAGTTACTTTTTTATGCAGGGAGACTTGCCTGCGATTGTGTCACCAGAGACAGAGGAAAGTTAAAAGAAGCAACTTCGTTCCCACTTTCCACATGTTCTATCTTTTTCAAGGAAAATAGCGGTCTGACGAGGAAAGCGACGGTTCTAATTTTCTTTTAGAAAAAATCGAATTACATTCtattgttttataagaatatgcctTATTACAATGGCTAGGCTGGTATTTCAGGTTGAAAATAATTAGGCCTATTGTTTAAAAGAATgtagaaataagaataatgagtAACCTGGTTGGAATTttgatatttatataaaaaagcataCATATCACGATTCAAAGGTTCACACTTGacaattttttagcaaaaaaaatacaaGCTGGCGTATGGAACAGAACAAAAGCAACAACTTAATGACGTAAACTATTCTGCACCGTAAGAAATTACTTTAGGGgcgaaaacagaaaaaaagactGTGAACGAGTCTTGTGAGATTTAAACATATTGTACGATTTCTACAGCAAATATTAATTCTTCCTTGTACGGATATTTTTTGTCCCCTTTTAGTACTTCCCCTTTACAGTTGTTTTCTAATGAAGATTTCGTTATAGTGTAACATAGGTCTTACCCGACGATTTCATTGATAGAGTGCAAAGCGGATTTCTTCATGAATTGAGTGAGAGCATCGAATAATAACACTTCTCGTTGCTTTCGTTCCTGGTCGTCAACaaacactaaaaaaaaatttcaaggaTCATTTTTGTGGAATGATGAGCTTTTTATGCTAAAATTAATTTCCCTTTATCTTTATTGTTATTTATGGAAAGCCTAAGATCAAAAACGTAAGGTCTGGTATCTGTTTATCAAAATAGATTTAAcattttacgattttttttctttgacttTGCACATTTTTTTATCCTAACAATTTCCCGAATTTATAGATCTAAGTGCGCATGCCTGAATCACGCAAGCTAGCGCAAAAAAATTGATCACCACCTTAAGTTCAAAGATTAAAAACTAGGCTCCTAATCCTTGAAGTTGATGTTCAGAGATTTGCAAGTTTTTGTATCGTTATTCAAATATCGTTAATCAACTTTGCTTCCCACTCGACACCTATGCAGATAGCAAAAAACGACGAGAAAATCTATTTGAagtaatttcacttaaattctACAAAGTAaggttaatataaaaaagtcacggCTGTATCACTTACTGACACTTTCAAGGAATCGTTCTGTGTTTGTCATCAGTTGTAAAAACTCTTCAAAATCAATCTCCCCATTTCCTGAGAATATATAAACGTAAAATATGTATAACCTTACTCCTCAGTTGTATTGTGCCAAGAAGTTATGTTGTTTGTAAAAAATACAAATCGCTACTTCGTAGTATGCAAAACTTGTGTTTTAATTCAATTGGCGAAATTTACTAACATACAAGGAAGTTGCACGAAAGTCAGACAAGTTAGAAAAAACACAAGATCGTCGACTTAGTAATTAAATGACCTCTTTATATTATACTTGAAAAAGATACGCGTGTGTCAAAAATGtagtgaaaaaaacaaaaaagtgttttttttggcAACGTGTAAGCCTaaacgtttaaatctttaaaaacatattATATAGTGGTTTGGCAATAATTCctgatttctaaaaaaaaattcggcAAGAATAAGGGTGACCAAGGTTTCTAAATGTTACACGTTATGGGCTCCTTAGGCAAATGGCCTTAGCATAGAAAAGGAAAAGCCAATTGTTCGGATCGTTCGGATTATTCGCCTACCTATACAAATTATTAGCTAGAAAATATTTTGATGTAACATAGGTTTAAAATAACTGGGAAATTTGCCACAAATGTGTACAAACAAAATACGGATATCATATAGAAGCAATCTACCGTCTTTATCCATGCTTGTCAATACATCGGCAATCTCTTCTGTTGAAAGGTGAATATCGGCTGACTTTAAAGCTTCGTCGAGCTCTTCTGCGTCTATGGTGCCTCCTCCGTTGCTGTCAAATAAGTCAAATACTTCACGAAatgctaaaaagaaaaagaaaagatacAATAAAACCTTCTTGGGAGGTTTAAAAACAGCAACAAACAGTTTGCTAAGGACTCGTTTTGTGCTATAAAATTTTCCCACAAATTGTGGTTTATCTCGCAACTCTCCAACCTAAGTAATATAATCGGAAGGTTCCGTCTCAatacaaaaatctaaaaaagccATGGTGATGAGGTTGCAATAACCCTTTTCCGTAGGGAAATATATCATTCCTGCCTTTTCCACTTCTTTTCCTGGATGGAGGCAGGacactaaatttttttacaaacctATTTTTTGATCTGCAGTGAGTACATCTTGACCTTTTCTTCCATTTAGTAAATTATGTCGAATCGCATTTGCTTGCACAACAGATCTAACCCTATGAAGGTAAGTTATTTAAGAACTAAGTTGAACCCTTTAAAAAGtggaaaaacggctattttAGTCAGATAATGCTTGAGGGGCGGGTGTTTATTATTTAAGTGTGCAAAAACCATATTTGCGAAAAAAAAAGATGCGAAATGTAAGTCATAAATTGAGGTATTATAAGTCTTTTCGTTATTTCGCGGAAATTTACTTTCGCAACATTCTTCCTAAAATTCCTAAAAGTTTGCCAGATAAGAGAAAGAGAGAGGACAAGAGAATTTGAAAAACACACTGCTTACTGTCTTAGACTCTCTTGGCTGGGATGCGGGATGAACAACGAACCCCTCCGACGCAGGTTGTTATTGAATGGCATCTCAAGCTTGTTCATGGCGACAATGCTGTGTGGATTATTGTGGTGTATGTGCGTATGTGTGTGTCACTTTTGTGTCGGCTCACATCGCCACTTGTGTGGTCGATGCTTATTTGACGTCAGTTTTGTTTACCAACATGACGTAATAAAATGACGTCACAATAACAACAATTGTGTATCTAACATTGTGTATGTGACATCAGTTCGATCAAGATTTCTTCTATATTTCTTgaacaaaaacatttgatatCCTTGGTTGAAAAATATTTCGGTAAAAAGAAACTTACTTTTACaatgaaaaacctttttttgatgatttttcgGTCAAAAAGATAGACATAATAATGCTGTCTTAATGCCGAGAACTTTATTGCTGACTTGGCTGACGGACAAAAAGACACACAGATGGCGAGCATTATGATATAGGCTGATCTTTAGCTTGTTGATGAATCCACAGGTTCTACGTTGTACGTTttagtttaaagttttaatttctgacagCGTTAAAGgagctacgaaccggttaaaatgctcacattccgtttATTCcccgcacatattaaaaatccgacaaacgcgttttgcgcaatgaacagaccagcgcactttgcactttgtttaatatttttttccgaaaggtatattacaaagaaatatttcaggcAGATTCATTCTGGTTGAAAACATAACCAaagctggagaagataaaaattctagatatatctatatgttcgagtctgttaattacatacatgccggaaaaatagccatttttgttttccgCGCCATcggctcgactttcgtgtaagtcacttacgccgaaaaccaacagccgttccgtagcccctttaatgtATTTATCATATATCTTATTTTATTCTTGATGTTTTTATTACACTAAGTATACACACATTACgttatttcaaaagaagaacCAATTTGTATTATTTGATTGGAGTCGAAATATAAAGccattattaatattattattatgataTTTTAACACGAAACCATTATATACGACGGCCCAATCAACTTTACATGTGACTTTGGCACTTTTTCGGCCATTTTATAAATTTGGTAAACAGCATTAACTTGCGAATTCTCTGCAGCCGGAAGTGCTTTGAAATGATTAGGTTAGGTAAGTAGGGTTTAAAATGCGCTAGTCGCATAAATAGCACATTTTGAGAGTGGGAATCTCACCTATCTATAACTTAAGATCCTAAGTCCGCTGCAAACATTGTCAAATGAACTTTGACAAGCTCAAATTGGTGGATCTAGTATAGAAATCGTCTATAAACTACTTGTGGGGATGGACCTTAAAATTTGTTAACTTgtcttcatttattttgtcaggGATCGCagcttaaaggtactgtccagtaaaaatatattaacaaaaaagtattctGAACTGAAttgcacttttctttttttttgcgaaaatatAAGTGATTATATTTCTAAAGTTTTACAACTCGAATAACATTTCctttatgtttacaaatttttcatatcGCACGTTGTCGAAAGCAAATTTATACCGAAGCCATTCTACATGAAAGGGaggctaaaataatatttttgttgtgacGTAAGCGTTGGGTTCTCGGCGAATCAAAACATTGTAAATAGGAAATGATTGTTTTACTCTGAACAATATTACcagattaaatttaatttttttttaatattttaccccctttttaaaaaaatgtagcaaTTTATGAATATTTAATTTCAAAGCATGCAACTCACTTTCAGAGATAGAACTTTATGTCCCTGTCCACACAAACAGAATGTCTGTCTCTACACAAATTAAAGTAGATTATTTTAAAGCTGCTTTATTTTTTGTGCCGATACTGAGACCAGACGCGGGTAAGATAATTTACGTAAAAGTATATCTACGCAGACATCCGTTTGAGTGGCCGATGCTCAAACGCAGACAGCATCGTGCGATgatgaaatgaaaaaatctgACGCGACATTACAAGTTAAAATCCTTGACGAATCTgaatcattttttgtaatataccaAACTATCAACTGTTGTTGTCATATCGTACATATATCGTACTCCAGTAAACCGACCAGCAAAAGAAGAAAGTATAGAAAATACAAACgcgttaaataaattttatttttggtaaCTTTATACTTCCTCGCCAATTataaacctcgttcccagtacCCCTATTCTATTACCAAAGCTACCTCAATTAGCgaacaaaaagaaatacttGGTTCGAGGTTATTcatatttatactttttataccgtaatgcttcgaataaacgcccattAAACGCCCCCAG
The genomic region above belongs to Hydractinia symbiolongicarpus strain clone_291-10 chromosome 4, HSymV2.1, whole genome shotgun sequence and contains:
- the LOC130642305 gene encoding uncharacterized protein LOC130642305: MVFAHLNNKHPPLKVRSVVQANAIRHNLLNGRKGQDVLTADQKIAFREVFDLFDSNGGGTIDAEELDEALKSADIHLSTEEIADVLTSMDKDGNGEIDFEEFLQLMTNTERFLESVMFVDDQERKQREVLLFDALTQFMKKSALHSINEIVGYYHSKYKKVQAPHVIRHYADGARLIGLSEQQIRRHLDRLRESSVDNKSPYAQPPYALFVNSKAAIKKKKITPDKLAPIPENDAPPQLIQNSKISDNLNMLVPSCGGRGKIRLKFVINEKQERKSNNKSDNLRETQQTSMNSSVRHEAKGRKRYNGWVSQRITTTQIHLPVLTAELIKRQVTQENKICEDFRKSKILTFDDMSAIRHRVGNLAKAYYERIQTEKCVKASRHWESLAVEEMPSLSMRHAYHRVFKAYVNYHSMPVSSLCSRSLA
- the LOC130641701 gene encoding DNA primase small subunit-like isoform X1 — protein: MDKNTSIPQDYSQDDLVELLRQYYKRLFPCKLYHRWLAYGGVSKNYFGNREFSFTLKDDVYIRYLSFADVSEFEKELIKRIPYKIDIGAVYNYKPKDHKTLQAGTFKPMEKELVFDIDMTDYDEVRTCCSGASICRKCWMFMTAALKILDAALEEDFGFKYRLWVYSGRRGIHCWVADSAARKLTQAGRSAVVEYLSVIKGSDSQVKKVYFKGSNLHPSLARANKIVKEFFCKYYLTEQNILDKEEQEKIMLKLIPDETTRQKVEKAWKDGNFSTKEKWDILENNVNAKMTLKHVLEEIMFQYVYPRLDINVSKGLNHLLKSPFCVHPKTGRVCVPIDPKQADEFDPMSVPTLSQLFQELDAAKEAADGNEADMKQKKDYMKTSLKHGIKIFQKFITDIEEKNKENRRSVNEQKAQTGDW
- the LOC130641701 gene encoding DNA primase small subunit-like isoform X2, coding for MDKNTSIPQDYSQDDLVELLRQYYKRLFPCKLYHRWLAYGGVSKNYFGNREFSFTLKDDVYIRYLSFADVSEFEKELIKRIPYKIDIGAVYNYKPKDHKTLQAGTFKPMEKELVFDIDMTDYDEVRTCCSGASICRKCWMFMTAALKILDAALEEDFGFKYRLWVYSGRRGIHCWVADSAARKLTQAGRSAVVEYLSVIKGSDSQVKKVYFKGSNLHPSLARANKIVKEFFCKYYLTEQNILDKEEQEKIMLKLIPDETTRQKVEKAWKDGNFSTKEKWDILENNVNAKMTLKHVLEEIMFQYVYPRLDINVSKGLNHLLKSPFCVHPKTGRVCVPIDPKQADEFDPMSVPTLSQLFQELDAAKEAADGNEADMKQKKRLYEDIAKAWHKNFSEVYNRY